The following proteins are co-located in the Imtechella halotolerans genome:
- a CDS encoding TonB-dependent receptor gives MKKTTKLIGMQSCTQNLKLKMRLSLILVFVALLRINANTYSQNIRVSFELRQVTLEELFSKIEEITPYKFLYHVEGVNLSRKVNVSVFKTPLSRVLDDVFKDTDIRYQLLDRQIVLHTNHSDNFSINSVLQQTIIGKVTDTKGNPLLGVTILVKGTQTGTTTDADGQFEIKADVNDILVLTYLGFAKKEVVVGNQKEITVTLDEEASQLEEVVLVGYGSQKRKDITGSVSRVNAVEINKMAPVNFDNAIVGRAPGVYVVPSSGAPGAPAAIRIRGITSVLGNNEPLYVIDGVPIELGQGQGNSFYSESFSNSISPLASINPQDIETIDILKDASATAIYGSRGANGVIIINTKKGSYSSVPSISFSSMTTVSSFFNKYKMLNSDGFHKVIKDAYTNAGRPLPDDEDLYPFGEDVYTNWQKETSQPAVNTNYYLNMNGGSLNGNTMYSVSAGITDQNGPIYNTSYKRNNIRTKLETKASEKLRIGVNFNYTDSKNKGSNTTFYYQTIRYRPDIPIYDEAGEYAADPNSIYSNPWVKVRYPSYVDSKNLLISLFGEYQLTKGMVFKSTYSYTKGDNFSFRYTPSYDVFEKRNNRKGTLNQNESGYYSRIFDNTLTYNKSIDKHSINSVLGVSYTQNESEYLSINATDFPDDFVMVTPGAASSQTLSSGGTISGLSSYFLRANYNYDDILYLTFTGRADKSTKFGPKNRWGYFPSGAVSWRLSRMKFMDDVTFVDDLKFRTSFGKTGSANFSDFQYATFFGSGSFYDNNNGVVANTIPNPAIRWETTNQLDIAIDYSLMDRRINGSFGYFNKKTSDQILSRDVILETGGTSQFANIGDFGNKGFEFQVGVDVFREGKFQWTTEFNVSTIKSKVLHLNGGYYRNLIEGEPISYFSGYKVAGIFQSQDEIDTLNSASPTGVYQSGNTAPGDFKYVDVNGDGFIGTDDNGVIGKAEPDFFGGWNNIVRFGNFELSALFNYSVGNYLFNSNKRDLLIYSNEGSNYSTDILNAWSPTNSSSSIPRLVAGDPNNNKRTSDFFIEDASFIKLKNIHLTYKFNPNLLKKIFVQRASISLSASNVFVITSYSGLDPEVNYSAASNFNQGYDSAAYPPVRTFTLGLNLNL, from the coding sequence ATGAAAAAAACCACCAAATTAATTGGGATGCAGTCCTGTACCCAAAATTTAAAGCTAAAGATGAGACTTTCCCTAATTTTAGTTTTTGTCGCTTTGTTAAGAATAAACGCCAACACCTACTCGCAAAACATAAGAGTTTCATTTGAACTCAGACAAGTAACGTTGGAAGAGTTATTTAGCAAGATTGAAGAGATTACACCTTATAAATTTCTTTACCATGTTGAAGGAGTTAATCTTAGTCGTAAAGTAAATGTGTCAGTTTTTAAAACACCATTAAGTAGAGTACTTGATGATGTATTCAAGGATACAGATATACGCTATCAACTTCTCGATAGACAAATTGTGTTACATACAAATCATTCAGATAATTTTTCTATAAATAGCGTTTTACAGCAAACTATTATTGGAAAGGTAACCGATACCAAAGGCAATCCATTACTTGGGGTGACTATCTTGGTCAAGGGAACACAAACAGGTACTACTACCGATGCTGATGGACAGTTTGAAATTAAAGCGGATGTAAATGACATCTTGGTTTTGACTTATCTTGGATTTGCAAAAAAAGAAGTGGTAGTTGGGAATCAAAAGGAAATTACAGTGACCCTGGATGAAGAAGCAAGTCAACTAGAAGAAGTGGTACTTGTTGGTTATGGATCTCAGAAAAGAAAAGATATTACTGGATCTGTTTCAAGAGTAAATGCGGTAGAAATTAATAAAATGGCACCGGTTAATTTCGATAATGCAATTGTAGGGAGAGCTCCAGGAGTATATGTTGTACCTTCATCTGGTGCGCCAGGTGCACCAGCTGCAATTAGAATTCGAGGAATTACTTCGGTACTAGGAAATAATGAGCCATTGTATGTTATAGATGGTGTTCCAATCGAATTAGGTCAAGGTCAGGGAAATTCTTTTTATTCTGAAAGTTTTTCAAATTCCATTTCTCCACTTGCATCTATTAATCCACAGGACATAGAAACAATCGATATTCTTAAAGATGCATCAGCTACGGCAATTTATGGTTCAAGAGGTGCAAATGGTGTAATTATTATCAATACCAAAAAGGGAAGTTATTCCTCAGTTCCAAGCATTAGTTTTAGTTCAATGACTACGGTTTCAAGTTTCTTTAACAAGTACAAGATGCTAAACAGTGATGGATTTCATAAGGTGATCAAGGATGCATACACAAATGCAGGAAGACCTCTACCTGATGATGAAGATTTATATCCTTTTGGTGAAGATGTTTATACCAATTGGCAAAAGGAGACAAGTCAACCAGCGGTAAACACCAACTACTATTTGAATATGAATGGTGGTTCGTTAAATGGAAATACTATGTATTCTGTTTCTGCGGGAATTACAGATCAAAATGGACCTATCTATAATACTTCCTATAAAAGAAATAACATACGTACTAAATTAGAAACAAAAGCTTCTGAAAAGTTAAGGATAGGTGTGAATTTTAATTATACCGATTCAAAGAATAAAGGTAGCAATACTACCTTCTATTATCAGACAATACGCTATCGTCCTGATATACCTATATACGATGAAGCAGGTGAGTATGCTGCTGATCCAAATAGTATTTACTCCAATCCTTGGGTTAAGGTGCGCTATCCATCATACGTAGATTCAAAAAATTTATTGATTTCACTTTTTGGTGAATATCAGTTGACCAAGGGAATGGTTTTTAAATCTACTTATTCGTATACAAAGGGAGATAATTTTAGTTTCCGCTATACACCTAGTTATGATGTTTTTGAAAAGAGAAATAATCGTAAAGGAACTTTAAATCAGAATGAATCTGGATATTATTCGCGTATTTTCGACAATACACTTACGTATAATAAGAGCATAGATAAACATAGTATTAATTCAGTGTTAGGTGTATCGTATACCCAAAATGAGAGTGAATATCTGAGTATCAATGCTACTGATTTCCCTGATGATTTTGTAATGGTAACACCTGGAGCTGCTTCTAGTCAAACCCTTTCTAGTGGAGGAACTATTAGTGGTTTGTCTTCCTATTTTTTAAGAGCCAATTATAATTATGACGATATTCTTTATCTCACATTTACAGGGCGTGCAGATAAGTCAACCAAATTTGGGCCCAAAAACCGTTGGGGATATTTTCCTTCTGGTGCAGTATCATGGAGGCTATCTCGGATGAAGTTTATGGATGATGTAACATTCGTTGATGATTTAAAGTTTAGAACTTCATTTGGAAAAACTGGTTCAGCTAATTTCTCAGATTTTCAATATGCTACTTTTTTTGGTTCAGGAAGTTTCTATGACAATAATAATGGAGTAGTAGCTAACACGATTCCTAACCCTGCTATTCGCTGGGAAACAACCAATCAATTGGATATAGCCATTGATTACTCATTAATGGATAGAAGAATAAATGGATCATTTGGTTATTTCAATAAAAAGACTTCAGATCAGATTTTGTCAAGAGATGTTATTTTGGAAACCGGAGGTACAAGTCAGTTTGCTAACATAGGAGATTTTGGAAATAAAGGTTTTGAGTTTCAAGTAGGAGTTGATGTATTTAGAGAAGGAAAGTTTCAATGGACAACTGAATTTAATGTGTCAACTATTAAAAGTAAAGTGCTGCATTTAAATGGAGGCTATTATCGTAATTTGATTGAAGGGGAACCTATTAGCTATTTTTCTGGGTATAAAGTAGCTGGGATTTTCCAATCACAGGATGAGATCGATACATTAAATTCAGCTTCTCCAACTGGAGTATACCAATCAGGAAATACAGCTCCTGGAGATTTTAAATATGTGGATGTAAATGGTGATGGATTTATTGGAACTGATGATAATGGGGTTATTGGAAAAGCGGAACCTGATTTCTTTGGAGGTTGGAATAATATCGTACGCTTTGGAAACTTTGAACTTTCCGCCCTGTTTAATTATAGTGTTGGGAATTACTTGTTTAATAGCAATAAGCGTGATTTGTTAATTTACAGCAATGAAGGGTCCAATTATTCAACCGATATTCTTAATGCATGGAGTCCGACTAATTCATCTAGCAGTATTCCAAGATTAGTGGCTGGCGATCCTAATAATAACAAAAGAACGTCAGATTTCTTTATTGAAGATGCTTCTTTTATTAAATTGAAAAATATTCATCTCACCTATAAGTTTAACCCTAATCTACTTAAAAAGATTTTTGTTCAAAGAGCTAGCATTTCATTATCTGCCAGCAATGTTTTTGTAATTACTTCTTATAGTGGACTAGATCCCGAAGTCAATTACAGTGCTGCTAGTAACTTCAACCAAGGTTATGATAGTGCAGCATATCCACCAGTTAGAACATTTACCCTTGGATTAAACTTAAACTTATAA
- a CDS encoding RagB/SusD family nutrient uptake outer membrane protein, which produces MKQLYRKIVTIFTLTGLLTTSCDIINVTDVDPVYQVSEDKVITNIDQAQTVLYGVYGSLVKGLDYIVYMPSVTSLMGTTMKPGIWGGGSENAFFINDVNPDNSYLELMYSKMYFLINNANHVITKTELLNTEDSRKEEIIAEAKFLRAQAHFYLLRLFGEFFDTNSTFGIVLKTMPISNADAQPRASVAETYELILEDLDYAISHAPDFSSTFYVSKIAAKALKSKVALYQKDYSTAASLAREVLDSDERELEESYADIFTKKVVSPNEVIFQTPFDNLNNRNNKAFMLRVYFELSDEYVALMENDARYGAAVAVTSAGSIRNNKFNGATYNGVPLTADTEYFLRLDEIYLIYAEAILRAETDVEASRSALNVIRERSVNPLVTTAVPSELLEAIRIEKILELGAESGEEWFDLVRFHKEGDININDFKELSSETRLILPLPIQTVELSNNVVKQNSGY; this is translated from the coding sequence ATGAAACAGTTATATAGAAAAATAGTTACAATATTTACCCTTACAGGGTTATTAACAACTTCGTGTGATATTATTAATGTTACGGATGTTGATCCCGTATATCAGGTTTCTGAAGACAAGGTAATTACTAATATTGATCAAGCTCAAACAGTACTTTATGGAGTGTACGGAAGTTTGGTAAAAGGATTAGATTATATAGTATATATGCCCTCTGTAACGTCACTAATGGGCACTACAATGAAACCCGGAATTTGGGGAGGAGGTTCAGAAAATGCATTTTTCATAAATGATGTCAATCCTGATAACTCCTATTTAGAATTAATGTATTCCAAGATGTATTTTCTAATCAACAATGCCAATCATGTGATTACTAAAACTGAATTATTAAATACTGAGGATTCTCGTAAGGAAGAAATAATTGCAGAAGCGAAGTTTTTGAGAGCGCAGGCACATTTCTATTTACTTAGGTTGTTTGGTGAATTTTTTGATACGAATTCAACTTTTGGTATTGTGTTAAAGACGATGCCTATTAGTAATGCGGATGCCCAGCCTCGTGCATCAGTTGCAGAGACTTATGAATTAATACTAGAAGATTTAGATTATGCCATATCACACGCTCCTGATTTTTCTAGTACATTCTATGTTTCTAAAATTGCCGCTAAAGCTCTAAAGAGTAAAGTGGCACTATACCAAAAGGACTACAGTACTGCGGCTTCTTTGGCTAGAGAAGTACTTGATTCTGATGAAAGAGAATTAGAGGAAAGCTATGCAGATATTTTTACTAAAAAAGTGGTAAGTCCTAATGAGGTTATTTTTCAAACTCCTTTTGATAATCTAAATAATAGAAATAATAAGGCATTTATGTTAAGAGTCTATTTTGAATTGTCTGATGAATATGTAGCCTTGATGGAAAATGATGCACGTTATGGGGCAGCTGTAGCAGTTACCTCAGCAGGTAGCATTCGAAACAATAAATTCAATGGAGCAACCTATAACGGTGTTCCACTTACAGCCGATACGGAGTATTTCTTAAGATTGGATGAAATTTACCTTATATATGCTGAAGCCATATTAAGAGCTGAAACTGATGTAGAGGCTTCAAGATCGGCACTTAATGTTATTAGAGAGCGTAGTGTTAATCCACTAGTAACAACAGCTGTTCCCTCAGAATTACTAGAGGCTATAAGAATTGAAAAAATCCTAGAATTAGGTGCTGAAAGTGGTGAAGAATGGTTTGATCTTGTACGTTTTCACAAAGAAGGAGATATTAATATTAATGATTTCAAAGAGCTTTCTTCTGAAACTCGATTAATACTTCCATTACCAATTCAAACCGTTGAATTGTCAAACAATGTTGTTAAACAAAACTCTGGATATTAA
- a CDS encoding FecR family protein: protein MKDNLFSELVLLYFSGEISEGELIQLDLLLKDKENAEEFKKLVRLHIDTNKALHTTIVDKELILNKLLSHEGNKKSFSYKRWLPYAAVGILFISLGYKLLFPTHKITEQQMNEDAITLQLSDKSIKNLGPDGTLTFETPSGVQVEQYGDTIMYKPTSNSTAEMAYNQIYVPYGKTSVLVLSDDTRIVLNSGTKIKFPESFKLKGNREVAVEGEAFFQVAKDADRPFIVNSGEVFIRVLGTEFNVNSYRDNGAVETVLIEGKVALYTNQNGYGDLASVRLDPGMKGSFNEGSEGFQVENVNVSTYIAWLKGELIFEKEMFSAIAKVLERSFNVKIHFENEAIQNQKFVAKFQGESITQILESMKQSYDFEYVINDDDIYIKSVINNLN, encoded by the coding sequence ATGAAAGACAATTTGTTTTCAGAATTGGTATTACTATATTTTTCAGGTGAAATATCTGAAGGTGAATTAATCCAGTTAGATTTATTATTAAAAGATAAAGAGAATGCGGAAGAGTTTAAAAAACTAGTTCGTTTGCATATTGACACCAATAAAGCGCTGCATACTACTATAGTTGATAAGGAATTGATTTTAAATAAACTTTTATCTCATGAAGGTAATAAAAAAAGTTTCTCATATAAAAGGTGGTTGCCTTATGCAGCAGTAGGTATCTTGTTTATTAGTCTCGGATATAAGTTGTTGTTCCCAACTCATAAAATTACTGAACAGCAAATGAATGAAGACGCAATAACCCTTCAATTATCTGACAAGTCAATAAAGAATTTGGGTCCAGACGGCACATTGACTTTTGAAACTCCATCAGGAGTCCAAGTAGAGCAGTATGGAGATACAATTATGTATAAACCTACCTCTAATTCAACCGCGGAAATGGCGTACAACCAGATTTATGTTCCATATGGTAAAACATCTGTGTTAGTGCTTAGTGATGATACTAGGATAGTGCTTAACTCTGGGACTAAGATTAAGTTTCCAGAAAGTTTTAAATTAAAAGGGAATAGGGAAGTAGCAGTAGAAGGAGAAGCTTTTTTTCAAGTGGCTAAAGATGCTGATAGGCCTTTTATTGTCAATTCTGGTGAGGTTTTCATTAGAGTGTTAGGGACTGAATTTAATGTTAATTCCTATCGTGATAATGGTGCTGTGGAGACGGTGTTAATTGAGGGAAAAGTGGCTTTGTATACGAACCAGAATGGATATGGGGATTTAGCATCTGTAAGGCTTGATCCCGGAATGAAAGGGAGTTTTAATGAAGGAAGTGAAGGATTTCAGGTGGAAAATGTTAATGTGTCTACCTATATAGCATGGTTAAAAGGAGAGTTGATTTTTGAAAAGGAAATGTTTAGTGCTATTGCAAAGGTTCTAGAACGCTCCTTTAATGTGAAAATTCATTTTGAAAATGAAGCTATTCAAAATCAAAAGTTTGTAGCTAAGTTTCAAGGAGAGTCAATTACTCAAATTTTAGAGTCAATGAAGCAAAGTTATGATTTTGAGTATGTAATTAATGATGATGATATCTATATAAAGTCAGTAATTAATAACCTAAACTAA
- a CDS encoding protein-disulfide reductase DsbD family protein: MFKKIFLGVLLFFSGTLYSQMVTPVEWGVEVEEVSSSEFNLIFNAKIEPHWHLYSQHSPEGGALPTVFTFSNAGTDYELVGETEESEAITDYDKVFEMNLTYFEDKARFVQRIRLLNQNVSTILAEIEYQACDDEQCIFDSTEVNFIISENHSATEEVASIKDGQESSISSDSDTSNTTPQRGLWSIFIIAFFSGFAALLTPCVFPMIPMTVSFFTKQSKTRAKGIKNAILYGISIIVIYVLLGSLITGIFGADSLNALSTNVWFNLLFFLLLLVFAASFLGAFEIMLPNSWANKVDRQADRGGLLGIVFMALALAIVSFSCTGPIVGTLLVEAASKGGIAPIIGMLGFSLALALPFMLFAMFPGWLNSLPKSGGWLNTVKVVLGFLELALAFKFLSNADLVLQLHLLEREVFIAIWIAIFGTLAFYLFGKLQLPHDSPVSHISVGRLGLGLLVLSFTIYMIPGLWGAPLNLISAFPPPQHYSESPYGVGYTQLGSGGVDVSGENLPEGAHLLAPHNIVAFTDYDKGLAYAKEVGKPVMLDFTGHACVNCRKMEQHVWVKPEVLSILKNEVVLISLYVDDKRALEADEVVDSKLRPGKKLKYIGQKWSELQTLRYQTNSQPFYVLMDHQEENLNTPVGYTPDVEAYHNWLQEGISQFK; the protein is encoded by the coding sequence ATGTTTAAAAAAATATTTTTAGGAGTACTTTTATTTTTTTCTGGCACCTTATATTCTCAGATGGTCACGCCAGTGGAATGGGGAGTAGAGGTAGAAGAAGTATCCTCCAGTGAATTCAATCTAATTTTTAATGCCAAAATAGAGCCTCATTGGCATCTGTATTCACAGCATTCGCCTGAAGGAGGCGCACTACCTACTGTATTCACCTTTTCGAATGCAGGAACTGATTATGAATTGGTAGGTGAAACAGAAGAAAGTGAAGCGATAACAGATTATGATAAAGTATTTGAAATGAACCTCACTTATTTTGAGGACAAAGCTCGTTTTGTTCAAAGAATAAGGCTTTTGAATCAAAATGTGTCCACTATCTTGGCGGAGATAGAATATCAAGCCTGTGATGATGAACAGTGTATTTTTGATAGTACCGAAGTTAATTTCATCATTTCTGAAAATCATAGTGCTACTGAGGAAGTTGCAAGTATTAAGGACGGTCAAGAATCATCAATATCCTCTGATTCAGACACCTCAAATACCACCCCCCAACGAGGCCTATGGTCGATATTTATCATCGCTTTTTTCTCTGGTTTTGCGGCTCTTTTAACCCCATGTGTGTTTCCGATGATTCCGATGACGGTTAGCTTTTTCACCAAGCAAAGTAAGACCAGAGCTAAAGGGATCAAGAATGCTATTTTGTATGGGATCTCCATTATAGTGATCTACGTGCTCCTAGGCTCGTTAATCACAGGAATCTTTGGAGCAGACTCCTTGAATGCTCTTTCGACCAATGTATGGTTTAACCTTTTGTTCTTTTTGTTGTTGCTGGTCTTTGCTGCCTCTTTTTTAGGAGCCTTTGAAATCATGCTACCCAACTCATGGGCCAATAAGGTAGACCGTCAGGCCGACAGAGGCGGGCTACTAGGGATTGTCTTTATGGCCCTGGCTCTAGCCATAGTTTCCTTCTCCTGTACCGGTCCTATTGTAGGTACCCTTCTAGTAGAGGCAGCCAGTAAAGGGGGAATTGCCCCCATCATAGGGATGCTCGGATTCTCTTTGGCCCTAGCCTTACCCTTTATGCTATTTGCGATGTTCCCCGGCTGGTTAAACAGTCTCCCAAAGTCAGGAGGCTGGTTAAACACAGTGAAAGTAGTACTGGGCTTTTTAGAACTAGCCCTAGCCTTTAAGTTTTTATCAAATGCCGATTTGGTATTACAGTTACACCTATTGGAGCGAGAAGTATTTATCGCCATCTGGATTGCTATATTTGGGACCCTGGCCTTTTACCTATTTGGGAAGCTTCAGTTACCCCATGATTCCCCTGTGAGTCATATCTCTGTGGGACGACTAGGTCTAGGCCTTTTAGTACTATCCTTTACCATCTATATGATCCCTGGCCTTTGGGGCGCCCCATTAAACCTTATCAGTGCCTTTCCACCCCCACAGCACTATAGTGAATCCCCTTATGGAGTGGGGTATACCCAACTAGGTAGTGGCGGTGTTGATGTAAGCGGAGAGAACTTACCAGAGGGAGCTCATCTACTGGCCCCACATAATATCGTCGCCTTTACCGATTATGACAAAGGACTAGCCTATGCCAAGGAAGTAGGCAAACCAGTGATGCTAGACTTTACCGGCCATGCCTGTGTGAACTGTCGCAAGATGGAGCAGCATGTATGGGTAAAGCCTGAGGTACTGAGCATTCTAAAGAATGAAGTGGTGCTAATCTCATTGTATGTAGACGACAAGCGAGCTTTAGAGGCGGATGAAGTGGTAGACTCGAAGCTTCGCCCTGGTAAGAAGTTGAAGTATATAGGTCAGAAGTGGAGTGAGCTACAGACGCTGCGATATCAGACCAATTCTCAACCTTTTTATGTTCTTATGGACCATCAGGAGGAGAATCTGAATACGCCCGTAGGCTATACCCCAGATGTGGAGGCCTACCATAACTGGTTACAAGAAGGAATCTCCCAATTTAAATAA
- a CDS encoding thioredoxin family protein, with the protein MRKIFIITVAFLISFSCKQKEERKNSTYDDINFLEGNFQEMLDKAAIEDKLVFIDCYTSWCAPCKWMDKNVFVKEEVYTFFNENFINYKIDMEKGEGPALGKRYNVNSYPTYLFVDSKGNLVHLAKSRMEVEEFIQEAKNALNPEKAFGKLTEKYQSGTMNLNQLASYAIQLNKLGSRDGGKIVDEILKKADSQWMKSEIGWDLIESFTKDKESELFKVLNANRDFYERSYGKEKIYSIYRGILQRELYQYSRNGEKEMFFQSLDSLKALNAPIRDIAIMHSNFYLQNLDVESYIETSDMYVDQYLQQDEETIAFIARSVLNYHTEDKALMQQAAKIIKKAYAMAPDNYGIVSTYAQILGHIGEKTEAIKAAELAVAMADTISSKVKDRALKNLEEIKALK; encoded by the coding sequence ATGAGAAAAATATTTATTATAACAGTTGCCTTTCTGATTTCGTTTTCATGTAAGCAGAAAGAAGAAAGAAAAAATAGTACTTACGATGATATAAATTTTCTAGAAGGTAATTTTCAAGAAATGCTGGATAAGGCAGCCATTGAAGATAAGCTTGTGTTTATTGATTGCTATACCTCTTGGTGTGCGCCATGTAAATGGATGGACAAAAACGTTTTTGTAAAAGAAGAGGTATATACTTTTTTCAATGAGAATTTTATCAATTATAAGATAGATATGGAGAAGGGTGAAGGTCCAGCTCTAGGAAAACGATATAATGTAAATTCATATCCAACATATCTATTTGTAGATAGTAAAGGGAACCTAGTTCACTTAGCTAAATCTAGAATGGAGGTGGAAGAGTTTATTCAAGAGGCTAAAAATGCTTTAAATCCGGAAAAGGCATTTGGGAAACTGACTGAAAAATATCAAAGTGGGACTATGAATCTAAATCAATTGGCTTCTTATGCGATACAATTAAATAAATTAGGAAGTCGTGATGGCGGTAAGATAGTTGATGAAATCCTAAAAAAGGCGGATAGCCAATGGATGAAGTCAGAAATTGGTTGGGATTTGATCGAGAGTTTTACTAAAGATAAGGAATCAGAATTGTTTAAAGTTTTGAATGCAAATAGGGATTTCTATGAGCGAAGTTACGGCAAAGAGAAAATTTACTCTATTTACCGAGGAATTTTACAAAGAGAGTTATATCAATATTCAAGAAATGGAGAAAAGGAAATGTTTTTTCAAAGTCTGGATTCTTTAAAGGCATTGAACGCTCCTATTCGTGATATTGCCATTATGCATAGTAATTTTTATTTGCAAAATCTAGATGTTGAATCCTATATAGAGACTTCAGACATGTATGTAGACCAATATCTCCAGCAGGATGAAGAAACAATAGCATTTATAGCTAGATCCGTATTAAATTATCATACAGAGGATAAAGCCTTAATGCAACAAGCAGCCAAAATTATTAAGAAAGCGTACGCTATGGCTCCTGATAATTATGGGATTGTTAGTACATATGCGCAAATTTTAGGGCACATTGGTGAAAAAACAGAAGCTATTAAAGCTGCTGAGTTAGCAGTAGCAATGGCTGATACAATAAGTAGTAAGGTTAAAGATCGTGCCTTGAAAAACCTTGAAGAAATCAAAGCTTTAAAATAA
- a CDS encoding TlpA family protein disulfide reductase encodes MIKKVLSITMVLTLLLGCEKDVTPAPKTILTGSIINPTDSLLTIVGSDHFRDTIKVDTNGKFRDTLDLMPGSYLLSYGKLFWRVYTENGYELDISFNTKRFNETLAYKGIGGNENTYVFAKLQKQRTEMGLREEAMNIINDSSLIQLETLREQALLFLEQNSTLLPSFKTLEKRNIGYGYLLDLKRLQKRDTIKNVTGLNKEIEVLERELTYDNAMDFLFSSSYRRLVEDYYRDLAKSSALANGRDQDIAYLQSILKNGNDTIKNSLAFDFAKYGITYTNDLEAFYELYVEIATNAHYKKVVAEDYEILRKVAKGAPSPNFENYENYLGGKTSLSDLEGSYLFIDVWATWCGPCRYEIPYLKKLEEKYHGKNIRFVSISIDRHKDRDKWKEMVKSKELGGVQLLADSDWESSFVKSYLIKGIPRFIILDPKGNIIDANSPTPSSGELEAIFDEFEL; translated from the coding sequence ATGATAAAAAAAGTTCTGTCGATCACGATGGTGCTCACTCTCTTATTGGGATGTGAAAAAGATGTTACGCCTGCACCCAAGACAATTTTAACGGGTTCTATAATAAACCCAACGGATTCCCTACTTACCATAGTTGGTAGTGATCATTTTAGGGATACTATAAAAGTTGATACTAATGGTAAGTTTAGAGATACATTGGATTTAATGCCGGGTTCTTATTTGTTATCCTATGGAAAACTTTTTTGGAGAGTGTACACTGAGAATGGGTATGAATTAGATATTTCATTCAATACTAAAAGATTTAATGAAACATTGGCCTATAAAGGAATTGGAGGGAATGAAAACACCTATGTTTTTGCTAAACTGCAAAAACAACGTACAGAAATGGGGTTAAGAGAAGAAGCAATGAATATAATTAATGATTCTAGTCTTATACAATTGGAAACTTTAAGAGAACAAGCCTTGCTATTTTTAGAACAAAATTCTACTCTTTTGCCTTCCTTCAAAACATTAGAAAAACGTAATATAGGCTACGGGTATTTACTGGACCTTAAAAGACTTCAAAAAAGAGATACGATAAAAAATGTTACAGGCTTGAACAAGGAAATAGAAGTTTTGGAAAGAGAGCTCACATATGATAATGCTATGGATTTTTTGTTTTCAAGCAGTTATAGACGCCTTGTGGAGGATTACTACAGGGATCTTGCTAAAAGTTCTGCTTTAGCAAATGGAAGAGATCAAGACATAGCCTACTTGCAAAGTATTTTAAAAAACGGAAATGATACTATTAAAAATAGTTTAGCATTTGATTTTGCAAAATATGGAATTACCTATACCAATGATTTAGAAGCTTTTTATGAATTGTATGTAGAAATAGCCACCAACGCTCATTATAAGAAAGTCGTGGCTGAAGATTATGAAATTTTACGAAAGGTGGCCAAAGGAGCACCATCACCAAATTTTGAAAATTATGAAAATTATTTAGGAGGTAAAACATCTCTTAGTGATTTGGAAGGTTCATATCTTTTTATAGATGTATGGGCAACATGGTGTGGTCCATGTAGATATGAAATTCCATATTTGAAAAAACTTGAAGAAAAGTACCATGGCAAAAATATTCGATTTGTGAGTATATCAATTGATAGACATAAAGATCGTGATAAATGGAAAGAAATGGTTAAGAGTAAAGAATTGGGAGGTGTGCAATTGTTAGCGGATAGTGATTGGGAATCCTCATTTGTCAAATCATATCTTATAAAGGGGATTCCTCGGTTTATAATTCTTGATCCTAAAGGGAATATTATAGATGCTAATTCACCAACACCCTCTTCTGGTGAACTTGAAGCAATTTTTGATGAGTTTGAATTGTAA